A portion of the Oncorhynchus nerka isolate Pitt River linkage group LG27, Oner_Uvic_2.0, whole genome shotgun sequence genome contains these proteins:
- the piwil1 gene encoding piwi-like protein 1, which yields MTGRARARSRGRARGQETAAPGVTPFQETAREAPPSEGELVGRGRQRTAPGAVSSEAVIQISAGFQQVKIGERGGRRRDFHDAGINTRQAMEHVRESKSGLSGSPIELKANFFKILSRPQWVLYQYHVDFKPVMESRRLRSALMYQHEETLGKARTFDGALLFLPHKLHNTETVLYSETRMGEKVQITVTLTNELPPTSPVCLQFYNIIFRRVLRMLNMQQIGRHYYNPTDPLNIPQHRLTIWPGFTSTILQYESSIMLCTDVSHKVLRSETVLSFMMGLRQQSGDQRFPEACTKELVGLIVLTKYNNKTYRIDDIAWDHTPNNTFKRGDSEISFKDYYKAQYGLDITDGNQVLLISHMKKVGPSGGPPQGPAMLVPEFCYLTGLTDKMRADFNIMKDLSTHTRLTPEQREGRLNRFVGNIHQNTEAQTELNTWGLNFDNKLLSLTGRVLPAERIVQGSRTYEYNPWQADWSKEMRGIPLISCRPLENWLMFFTRRNNDVAQALLQTLNKVSTPLGIRMQRAIMVEYEDRQESLLRALQQNVKKETQMVVVVLPSNRKDKYDSVKKYLCVDCPTPSQCVVARTLAKQQALMTVATKIALQINCKMGGELWSVEIPLKQLMIVGIDCYHDTAAGKRSIGALVASLNQGMSRWFSKCVLQNRGQEIMDGLKVALQGALKAWLKHNNCLPSRIIVYRDGVGDGMLQSVVNYEVPQIMESIKTMGHDYAPKLTLVVVKKRISSRFFARIDGKLTNPPPGTCIDTEVTRPEWYDFFIVSQAVRMGSVSPTHYNVVYDSSGLKPDHMQRLTYKLCHMYYNWQGIIRVPAPCQYAHKLAFLVGQSIHREPNMNLDDFLYYL from the exons ATGACTGGCCGTGCACGAGCACGATCAAGGGGCCGAGCGCGCGGTCAAGAGACCGCGGCACCTGGCGTG ACACCCTTTCAGGAGACAGCACGAGAAGCTCCCCCCTCTGAGGGTGAGCTTGTGGGTCGAGGAAGACAGAGAACTGCCCCAGGGGCTGTGTCCTCTGAAG CCGTTATTCAGATATCTGCAGGGTTTCAGCAGGTGAAGATCGGCGAGAGAGGTGGACGGCGTCGTGACTTTCATGATGCAGGAATCAACACCAGGCAGGCCATGGAGCATGTGAGAGAGTCCAAGTCTG GTTTATCTGGCTCTCCCATTGAGCTGAAAGCCAACTTCTTCAAGATCCTGTCCCGCCCTCAGTGGGTGCTGTACCAGTACCATGTGGACTTCAAGCCCGTCATGGAGTCACGGCGCCTACGTTCTGCCCTCATGTATCAGCATGAGGAAACACTAGGCAAAGCTCGCACTTTTGATGGAGCCCTCCTCTTCCTGCCTCACAAACTGCACAACACG GAGACTGTGCTGTACAGTGAGACCAGAATGGGTGAGAAAGTCCAGATCACTGTCACTCTGACCAATGAGCTGCCCcccacttctccagtgtgcctgcAGTTCTACAACATCATCTTCAGAAG AGTACTGAGGATGCTGAACATGCAGCAGATTGGACGCCATTACTACAACCCAACAGACCCACTCAATATCCCACAGCACAG GCTGACCATCTGGCCCGGCTTTACTTCCACCATCCTCCAGTACGAGTCCAGCATCATGCTGTGCACGGACGTGAGCCACAAGGTACTGCGCAGTGAGACGGTGCTCAGCTTCATGATGGGCCtcaggcagcagagtggagatcAGCGCTTCCCAGAGGCCTGCACCAAGGAGCTGGTAGGACTCATCGTCCTCACCAA GTACAACAACAAAACCTACAGGATCGATGACATTGCGTGGGACCATACTCCCAACAACACATTCAAGAGGGGAGACTCTGAGATTTCTTTCAAAGACTACTACAAGGCA CAATATGGTCTGGACATCACTGACGGCAACCAGGTGCTTCTGATCAGCCATATGAAGAAGGTTGGTCCTTCTGGAGGACCGCCccaagggccagccatgcttGTCCCAGAGTTCTGCTACCTCACAG GCCTGACTGACAAGATGCGTGCTGACTTCAACATCATGAAGGAcctgtccacccacaccagactGACCCCAGAGCAGAGGGAGGGGCGGCTCAACCGCTTCGTTGGGAACATCCACCA GAACACGGAGGCCCAGACAGAGCTGAATACCTGGGGACTCAACTTTGACAACAAACTCCTAAGCCTCACAGGCAGGGTCCTCCCTGCGGAAAGGATTGTGCAGGGATCCAGAACG TATGAGTACAACCCCTGGCAAGCAGACTGGTCCAAGGAAATGAGAGGCATCCCACTGATCAGTTGCCGACCACTGGAGAACTGGTTAATGTTCTTCACCCGCAGGAACAATGATGTGGCCCAGGCCCTCCTGCAGACCCTCAACAAAGTCTCCACACCCCTGGGCATCCGCATGCAGAGGGCCAtcat GGTGGAGTACGAGGACCGTCAGGAGTCTCTGCTCAGGGCCCTGCAGCAGAATGTTAAGAAGGAAACCCAGATG GTGGTGGTGGTCCTGCCCAGCAACAGAAAGGACAAGTATGACAGTGTGAAGAAGTATCTGTGTGTGGACTGCCCCACACCCAGCCAGTGTGTGGTGGCCCGCACCCTCGCCAAACAACAGGCCCTCATGACCGTGGCCACCAAGATCGCCCTGCAGATTAACTGCAAGATGGGAGGAGAGCTGTGGAGCGTGGAGATCCCA CTGAAGCAGCTGATGATTGTGGGCATTGACTGCTACCATGACACGGCTGCTGGCAAGAGATCAATTGGAGCTCTGGTGGCCAGTCTTAACCAGGGCATGTCCAG GTGGTTCTCAAAGTGTGTGCTGCAGAACCGTGGACAGGAGATCATGGACGGACTCAAGGTGGCGCTGCAAG GTGCCCTGAAGGCGTGGCTGAAGCACAACAACTGCCTGCCGTCACGTATCATTGTGTACAGAGACGGAGTGGGAGACGGGATGCTGCAGAGTGTGGTCAACTACGAGGTGCCACAGATCATGGAGTCCATCAAGACCATGGGACACGACTATGC ACCCAAACTAACCTTGGTGGTTGTGAAGAAGCGCATCAGTTCCAGGTTCTTTGCCCGCATCGATGGCAAGCTGACCAACCCTCCCCCTGGAACATGCATCGATACTGAGGTCACCCGCCCAGAATG GTACGACTTCTTCATTGTCAGCCAGGCCGTCCGCATGGGCAGTGTCTCCCCAACCCACTACAATGTGGTGTACGACAGTAGTGGACTGAAGCCTGACCACATGCAGCGACTGACCTACAAACTCTGCCACATGTACTACAACTGGCAG GGAATCATCCGAGTGCCTGCACCCTGTCAATACGCCCACAAATTGGCCTTCCTGGTGGGCCAGAGCATCCACAGAGAGCCCAACATGAACCTGGATGACTTCCTTTACTACCTGTAA